A region of Candidatus Edwardsbacteria bacterium DNA encodes the following proteins:
- a CDS encoding YjbH domain-containing protein has protein sequence MKRLFIITLTLALLGGAAHAVQFGEMVDYPTAGTLARATYSINLKMQPVGGLLLGFNFGLFDRLNFGFAYGGDNIIGYGNPEWNPQPGFMAKYRIFDESYYGPGIALGFNNQGNGPYLNNRYLTKSPGFYAVASKNYRFMGTLAFHGGANYSIEDDDNPDNSINFFGGLEKSLNPELWLAAEYDLALNDNLEDQQYGEGYGYLNLGLRWLFNQKLMLEFDLRNILRNGPEGQEPARVGRTVKISYYDAF, from the coding sequence ATGAAGAGGCTTTTCATTATAACCTTGACCTTGGCCCTGCTGGGCGGCGCGGCCCATGCCGTGCAGTTCGGAGAGATGGTGGATTACCCCACCGCCGGGACCCTGGCCCGGGCCACCTACTCCATTAATCTAAAGATGCAGCCGGTGGGCGGCTTGCTGTTGGGCTTCAACTTCGGGCTGTTCGACCGCCTGAACTTCGGCTTCGCTTACGGTGGGGATAACATCATCGGCTACGGCAATCCCGAATGGAACCCCCAGCCCGGGTTCATGGCTAAATACCGGATCTTCGATGAAAGCTATTACGGACCGGGCATCGCCCTGGGCTTCAATAATCAGGGCAACGGGCCGTACCTGAATAACAGATATCTGACCAAATCCCCCGGCTTCTACGCTGTGGCCAGCAAGAACTACCGCTTTATGGGAACCCTGGCCTTTCACGGCGGGGCCAACTACAGCATTGAGGATGACGACAACCCCGACAATTCAATAAATTTCTTCGGCGGGCTGGAGAAATCGCTGAACCCGGAATTATGGTTGGCCGCAGAGTATGACCTGGCGCTGAACGACAACCTGGAGGATCAGCAGTACGGCGAGGGCTACGGCTATCTGAACCTGGGGCTGCGCTGGCTGTTCAACCAGAAGCTGATGCTGGAATTCGACCTGAGGAACATCCTGCGCAATGGGCCGGAGGGGCAGGAGCCGGCCAGAGTGGGCCGGACTGTTAAGATTTCGTATTACGACGCGTTTTAA